ctcctggcagctccaggagggttcAGAGCTCAGACCCAGCCCAGGCTCTCAGTCCCCTCCAGGGCCATGCAGGCTCTGCTCACTCACCACACAGGTTGTTCACACAGACTGTGTCCTTGGGACATGTTGTACACGAGGGTCCTTCCACATAGGGCTTTTTGCCTTTCATGTTACCCCTGGAAGCAGAAAATGCCAAGATAAAGAAGATGTGAGGAAAGGGGAAACACCCATCCCAGAGAGGGGGCTGATTCAGCTGGGATATCCCAGCCGAAGCAAAACTTGGAATTAATGTAGAAAACAGCTCTTGgtctcctgccacagcctgtcAGGGCCATTCACTCACCAGCCTGACCCCAAGGCAGCCAAAGGCAGGGCAGAGAACTCCATGGAGCACATCCCTCCCCCCTCAGaacagagcagggcctgggcatTGGGACAGGGAATTCTGTCTCACTTCTGCTCCACACCCCCAGGGAGGTCTGCAGCCACTGTCCACTCTTggtgctctcagcagctccaagCAATTGGTGCCAAggctggtgccagggctgggaaggggtACCAGCTCTCCTCCCACATCCaacccttcctgctgctgtaaAAGGGCTTCTccaccccactgctgctgctggcagggtgctgggagctctttgtgccctcagctccttcagccttgAGCAGCTCTTGGGGAAGAAGGTCCCTCCCTGGGAGTCTGCCAGGAGCTGAACCAGCCCTCAGCAGTCACAATCATGGGCCAGCCCTTCCTTACCCTGGGACCAACCCAAGATAACAGAAGCATTATTTGGAGCTTCTATTTCTGACCCAGGACAAACCCTGCTGTGACACAAGGACTGAAGCCAGAGCATTTCCCCACAGAGCCCCACTGAGATGCACCAACCCATGCAGGGCCTGGGACTCACGGGGGATAATAGTTGCAAACAAGCAGGTGCATGTTCTCTGTTTCGATTCCATCGATCTTCTCACAGAAATGTGCCCCACAGCCGACCTGATGTGTGTTGGACCAGACCACCTAAGGCAAAGACCAGGGAGGAGGTGAGGGCTTGGGTGAAGGCAACTTGCTCCAAAACCTCCTCATCCCACAGAAtgtgccccaaatcccacatcccTGTGGTGCTTCAGCATTCAGGATCCACCACCACCTCTGCTCCTAAGCTGTGAAGAAACATTCACGCTTTGTCTATCTGAGAAAATCTGGCACCCAGGTCTGCTGAGCAGCCTCCCCTCCACCCCAGCAGCTGGTACCTGGGTATAGTGGCCACACATCTGCCCGGGGACACACGTGGATGTTGTCAAGTTGTAGAATTTCTCCTCCCCGTTCCAGTCTTCCACGGCgaattccagctccagggtTGGAGCCATAGCAAAGAGGTTTTCTCCCCGCCGGCCCCTCTCCTTGTTGTGGTCCCAGATGCATTTCTCTGCATAGGATTGAGCAAGGGCCTCCAGCTCCTTGTCCCAGGTCTGAAAGGAGCTCGGTGTCAGCACAGACAGGACACTGGGCTCTCCAGCAGGAGCAAGGCACTTACCAAGGGCCCTGCGCTCTCTGGCCGCAGTTTCCCATTCATGAGGAAAATTCAAACCCCCACCCAACACAGtcccaggagaggggagctctgTGGTCAGTCCCAGCACAAACTAAACCCTGGTTTATGGGTCAGACAGAAGGTCAGGGCACCAGCACCACTGTCACAACCTCTCCTGGAGCTCACCTAACACCATCATGGAGCATCCTCAACTCAGTGTGGAGAAACCGGGcggaaggaaggaaggattccaggaaggaaggattccaggaaagaaggaatggttccaggaaggattccaggaatgaaggaaggattccaggaaggaaggaaggaaggaaaccCACTGTGGGTCACTCCAGAGGGGCCTGGGGCCATCCCTCCTCACCCAGTGTGGGGATAGGAGGCGAATGGGACACatctctcctggcagctgtACAAAGCCTGGAGCACACACTCCTGGGAAACATCTCAGGAGCCCCctctggagcagcaccagccaaGCCCCTGgccacagggatgtgcaggaggagaacaaggaggagaaggagaaggtggagAGCTTTTCTCACAGGCATGCATATGGGGAATCCTACACTGCAGCTGTTTGGACCATCCTTGATGGAGAGAACAGCTTGGCTGCTGGAAGGCAGCCCTGCAAACTGGGGATTGTGAGGGGGGACCttcctgggcagagccagggctggatccAAAAGGTGCCAGACAGAAGGGCATGGCACCTCTGGGGTGCTGAGGGGATGAGGAAGCCTGAAGACACTGGGGGAGGAAACACCTGGATGGGACACAGAGTGCTGGTTCACCTCCCCCCATGGCCCCATGCCACGCTGACTGAGATGGCTGGAGACCCAGTTTGGGGAGCACACACCCCTCTCcctctggcaggagctgggttCCATAAACAGGGACTCACAGCTGCAGATTTGCCTCATTAGTAAAGTGGCTTTAGGCTACAGATTCCCCCCCCCAACTAAAAATTTCCAAAGCAACTAGCCCCATATCCCAAAAGGAAGCTCAGAGTGACCTCAGCCAGGCACAGTGCCACGGCTGCAGGTGAGCCCAGAGGCAAAGACAGCTCAAGCAAAGGTCCCAGGAGGGAGGTGAGGACGGTGTTCTCATGGAAAACCTCTACTGAGGAGTCATCAGGGCTGCTGTGAGCTAAACATTTGCTGGGcttcaaaaccaaaaagcttTTGGCTCCAGACCGTGAGCAGGTCCTGTGTGTTTAAGCAGGAGCAgaagctgcagagggagcatctcagagcacaggggctgcaAGCAAAGAttcagccaggagcagcccccacAGGTTTGGAACTGCACTGCCTTAAGGAACTCTCTTAATGAGAAATCATTTCCCTCAGGCTTTCTCTAAGACTTTGGCTCCAAAGCCCTGATACTCTGAGTTTGCTGTGCCTGGTGGGGTCGATGGGTCATGGTGCTGAGAGTTCTGGCTGTGTCCCCTTTGAGTCTGCAGTCCCTGTCAGGCCTTTTCTCCCTGAATTTAACTTTTGGCTTCGTCTAATTGTTAAGCACCCATTTACCAGCCCATAAAGGCTTTACTCATTCTGGGCAGCTTCTGGACCAGGCAGGAAAGTGTCCTCCAAGCACACTGGGACCCAAGGAGGAAAGGACTCCAACTCTCCATGATAAACAATTATCCTTCTCTGTCTGATTTGcaaacagggaggaaaaatcaCGTGTGATGCAAGATAAAACTTGATAGCCAACTTTTAATCAAATCAAGAGTCTGAACAGGACAaaaagcagcaccagcaccaagCTTGTTTTTCGGTCCTACTGATGTGGGTCCGGACTTGATTTCCCCAAGCAAAACAGGGGATCCTGCATCTCCAAGATGCCAAGTCATGGAGAGGATTAGGAGTGTGATGAGCCCAAATAACTGAAAGAACTTGACTTACAAGCTGACATTCCCTCCAATAAACAAAAGTACCTTTGCCTGCAAAGACAAACACAGAGCACTGTGTGATGTCCCACACAGCAGGATTCCCCCACCAGCTCTTGCCAACAGCCAGGGCAAAGTCTCCAGGTCGTGGctcctgctcatggcagggcctcacctgcccttcctgccagcacagggggcTCCAGCAGGCACTGTGTgactgagagctgcagcactctCATCAAGAGCATCTGGGGACTCACATCACACTTAGCAGCTTCCAGAAAATTATCAAAGACAGCTCCAAAAGTAAAGGGAACTCTTCTCTCTACAGGCAGTTTAGGGAACCTCTCCATTGACACCTACTTGTAACCCTAcatgagagctgctctgcctcccctaAGGAACACCCTGATCCCTCCTTGCATTGAGATCCAGCCTTGGACCACACAAACACCCCAATTTTCCTCTGTAACAAAAGCCACTTACCATCTTCATCAtagccatggcaggaggagAGACCTGGGAGCGATATTTATTATGCTCATCCACGATGATCTTCTTTTCCTCATCACTCAGGgaccagctcagctccagcactgagAGCACCAGGAGAACGGGAGGAAGACCTGAGCTCAGCATCGTGCAGGCAGcttctgctctcagcagcccaCGGCTCTGGCAGTCAGATTTAAAGCACCTCCCAAAAGCCAGGAACACCCAACGGCTTGAAGATTGGGgaggaaatgtatttattagAGTTTTGGAGCCATGAAGAACACACCCATCTCACATATCAGCCTTGAtggagaggcagcagtgccaaCGAACACGCAGGGTCCCCTCCCCGGACAGACCCCGTGCCTGGATCCTAATCCCTGGATTGGCATTCTTCATCCAAACTCCGCTGCTCCAAACCTCAGCCATCCCCTGAGCCCTCAGTTACGGGTCCTCTCCTCTACCTCCTGTTCCATTTCTCCCAATTAGCAATAATCCCACAGCAATGGACAAAGCCCTGTTTTCACACGGGTATTCCCCCGTCCCTGGAATGCAGCTGCGCTCGAAACAAAGGCAGCAGATGCGATTGCTGTTTGCAgtttgcagcacagcagctccccagccagaGTCAGTCAGAGCCACCTCAGCCAGCCCCgtgtctgtgctggggacagcctgaGGGATTCCCGGGGACAAGCACAGGGTGGGTGCCTCTTCCCTGAACCATCAGGAAAggggggagcaggagaggaagaacGGCGTGCAGAGCTGAAATTGCCCCAAACAGGGGAGTTGGGAGTGtgtggctgccccagggctgggatgtgcagagcaggggctgtgcgGGACAGGCTGTGCTCGCTGCCCGCACACACCTGCGGGGTTCAGCAcccgcagccccggggctgctccagcctccttcccttcccttcccttccccagctgcgATTGTGCAAGCGGCCGGCCCGGCTCCAGGAGCCGCCTGGGATCGCACACAGCCCGGTCTGCTCGGGGATCAGCGGGTGGGCAGCTCGGCACAGCCCGGCCAACTCCATCACACgctgcctccccctcccctctccaggCGATGCTTTGTCGGTTTTGCTCTGGTTTGGACCACACGGATCACTCTGtcaccacagcagctctcctgctgccccccagaTCTCTTAGCTCTGTGTATTACACTGTCCTTCACTAGCTCTGGGGTCAGCCATTCCTCAAGTGTCCAACAATTCCTGCAAGTGGGGTCTGAGGCCAACATCTCACCGGGGCCTCAACTCAGATGGTCAAACCAGAGCACTGTGTGATGTCCCACACAGTGGGACTGTCCCCTTTGAGTCTGCAGTCCCTGTCAGGCCTTTTCTCCCTGAATTTAACTTCTGGCTTCTTCTAATTGTTAAGCACCCATTTACCAGCCCATAAAGGCTTTACTCATTCTGGGCAACttctggagcaggcagggaggtgtCCTCCAAGCACGCTGGGACCCAAAGAGGAAAGGACTCCAACTCTCCATGATAAACAATTATCAACCAGAGATTCCCATGTATTGCTAAGGCAAATCTGACTCTGGATGGAGACACCTCAACACCTTTGCTGTTGTATCTCTGGAGACCTGGAGAAACATCCAGAAAACTTCTGCTGGCCAGCTCTCTGTGGCCTGGCTTGCAAGGAACAAGGCAGTGCTGAGAATCATAGagccatggaatggtttgggttgggaagaaCCTGAGAGCTCATATcgttccaaccccctgccatgagcagggacacttcccCTAGAGCAGTGCAGGTGCTGGTCTCTCCAAACGTGAAGTGGAGCTGCAGGGCCaagctccccacagcccctggcactgcagcaccctggctgagccctgcaggagaTAGCATGGCAGCAAGGATGGAGGAAAATGGGATTCACAGACCTTGTGG
The sequence above is a segment of the Oenanthe melanoleuca isolate GR-GAL-2019-014 chromosome 26, OMel1.0, whole genome shotgun sequence genome. Coding sequences within it:
- the PI16 gene encoding peptidase inhibitor 16 isoform X3; protein product: MSQGHSLCEQPVCRWVFLAFGRCFKSDCQSRGLLRAEAACTMLSSGLPPVLLVLSVLELSWSLSDEEKKIIVDEHNKYRSQVSPPAMAMMKMTWDKELEALAQSYAEKCIWDHNKERGRRGENLFAMAPTLELEFAVEDWNGEEKFYNLTTSTCVPGQMCGHYTQVVWSNTHQVGCGAHFCEKIDGIETENMHLLVCNYYPPGNMKGKKPYVEGPSCTTCPKDTVCVNNLCAGALDTEELETNSDQTSVDPPKGGAPSACLGLSLFLLPCAILLGLLL